The following proteins come from a genomic window of Gordonia westfalica:
- a CDS encoding DUF3093 domain-containing protein has protein sequence MTDEASAPAGDDDPVEPVESVEPVEAEPDPGEVLFYEPGGSRWVVLIGPVLVLAVLVMEILGPGQVHWPVLIIFLVVLLGFSLVQVTAARRHVSVELTETTLRQGAVTTPLADIEKIYPPNNSPTPEDWESASALGELHGVPRRRKGVGVRLTSGRLAQAWARDVDRFRSELTQAHAAVRMGLPPAGKKSELRKIEPRTSETKDQDTTE, from the coding sequence GTGACCGACGAGGCCTCCGCACCTGCCGGCGACGACGATCCCGTCGAGCCGGTCGAGTCCGTCGAGCCGGTGGAAGCCGAGCCTGATCCGGGCGAGGTCCTGTTCTACGAACCCGGCGGCAGCAGGTGGGTGGTCCTCATCGGGCCGGTCCTCGTCCTCGCCGTCCTCGTCATGGAGATCCTCGGTCCCGGGCAGGTGCACTGGCCGGTCCTCATCATCTTCCTGGTGGTCCTGCTCGGCTTCTCTCTCGTGCAGGTGACCGCCGCGCGTCGGCACGTCAGCGTCGAACTCACCGAGACGACGCTGCGCCAGGGCGCGGTGACGACGCCGCTCGCCGACATCGAGAAGATCTACCCGCCCAACAATTCCCCGACGCCCGAGGACTGGGAGTCGGCGTCGGCACTCGGCGAACTGCACGGGGTGCCGCGGCGTCGGAAGGGTGTGGGAGTGCGGCTGACCTCCGGCCGGCTCGCGCAGGCCTGGGCCCGTGACGTCGACCGTTTCCGCAGCGAACTCACGCAGGCACACGCCGCCGTGCGGATGGGGCTACCGCCGGCCGGCAAGAAGAGCGAGCTGCGAAAGATCGAGCCGCGCACATCCGAGACGAAGGATCAGGACACCACCGAGTGA